DNA from Thiohalobacter sp.:
CTGGTCGCGGGGCTGACCTGGGTGACGGGTGGCTATGTGCTGTTGCTGGCGCTGCTGTCGGGATTCGTGTTCATCGGCCCGGTGCTGGCCATCGGACTCTATTCGGTGAGCTGCCAGCTCGAACGGGGCCTGCGCCCGCGCCTGGGCCTGTGTCTCGCCGAGGGCCGCAGGCAGCTCGGCAACGCGCTGGTATTCTCGGTGATCCTGCTGGTGGTGTTCCTGGTCTGGGCCCGGGCGGCCTCCATGGTGCATGTCTTCTTTCCCGTCGAGGGCCATCCGGACTTCGCCGACCTGTTGCTGTTCCTCGGCGTGGGATCGGCAGTGGGCTCGGTCTTCGCCGCTGTTGCCTTCAGCGCCAGTGCCTTTGCCCTGCCCATGCTGCTGGATCGCAGGGTGGACACGGTGACGGCGGTGCTCACCAGCGTGCATGCCGTGCTGCGCAACCCGCGGGCCATGGCGGTGTGGGCGGGCATCATCGTGCTGGGGGTGATGATCTGCCTGCTCACCGGGCTGCTGGCAGTGCCGGTGGTGATGCCGGTGCTGGGCTACGCGACCTGGCACGGCTATCGCCGCGCCATCGATCCGCATGACTGGCCCGAGCAGCCGAAGCTGCCGATGGAAACCGCCTGAACGGCGCCGCCCGGCAGGGATCGGTGCCCGATGCCTGCAACAAGCGGGCTGCAGATCTCGTGAAACGTGCCGGAATATTTCCTGCCCCCGAACGTTGACCCGGGGAAGGGCGCCGCCGCGGAGGGCGGCGCCCCGGTATGAAAATCAGGGAGAAAGGACCTTGAAGAACACTATGCTGGCCATACTGCTGCTGGCCCTGGGCGGCGCCGCCCAGGCCACGGACCCCGTGCCCCCGGCGCCCAACGGCATCGCCTTTCCCGAGGGTTATCGCGACTGGCGGGTGATCTCGACCAGTCACCGCCTGGACAACAACACCCTGCGGGTCATCCTCGGCAACGACATCGCTGTCGCCGCCGCCCGCGCCGGCAACACCAACCCCTGGCCGGACGGGGCCATCCTCGGCAAGCTGGTATGGAAGGAGGCGCCCGAGGCGCACTGGCCGCAGGCGATCGCCCCGGAAACCTTCGTGCATGCCGAGTTCATGATCAAGGACAGCCGGCGCTTTGCGGACAACGGCACCGGCTGGGGCTGGGCGCGCTGGACCGGGCTGGCGCTCAAGCCCTGGGGCGAGGACGCCAACCTGGCACAGGCCTGCATCGCCTGCCACACCCCGGTCAAGGGCCGGGACTGGGTATTCACCACGCCGGCACCGTTGCCGCCGAGGTGAGGTCATGGCCGACCCGCGCCAGCGCCTGATCGAGCAGATTCCCCGCCTGCGCCGCTATGCCCGTGCGCTGCTCGGCGATCCCGCGCAGGCCGACGAGCTGGTGCAGGAGACGCTGGCCCGGGCGCTGGCGCGGCTGGATCGCTGGGAGCGGGGTACCGACCTGCGCGCCTGGCTGTTCACCCTCATGCACCATCTGCAGGTCGACCGCTGGCGCAGGAAGCAGCGCGAAGCGGCGGCACTGGCACAGGCGCCCGGAACGGACAGCGTGCCGGATGCCGGCCCGGCCGCGGTCGAGGTCGGCGAACTGGAACGGGCGCTGGCCCGGCTGCCCGAGGAACAGCGCGAGGTGCTGCTGCTGGTCGGCCTGGAAGGGCTGGCCTACCGGCAGGTTGCCGAGGTGCTGGGCATCCCGCAGGGCACCGTCATGTCACGCCTGCACCGGGCGCGGGA
Protein-coding regions in this window:
- a CDS encoding cytochrome P460 family protein; translation: MKNTMLAILLLALGGAAQATDPVPPAPNGIAFPEGYRDWRVISTSHRLDNNTLRVILGNDIAVAAARAGNTNPWPDGAILGKLVWKEAPEAHWPQAIAPETFVHAEFMIKDSRRFADNGTGWGWARWTGLALKPWGEDANLAQACIACHTPVKGRDWVFTTPAPLPPR
- a CDS encoding sigma-70 family RNA polymerase sigma factor, with amino-acid sequence MADPRQRLIEQIPRLRRYARALLGDPAQADELVQETLARALARLDRWERGTDLRAWLFTLMHHLQVDRWRRKQREAAALAQAPGTDSVPDAGPAAVEVGELERALARLPEEQREVLLLVGLEGLAYRQVAEVLGIPQGTVMSRLHRAREALRAALDGRRSGAVGMRRIK
- a CDS encoding DUF2189 domain-containing protein encodes the protein MSSHSESRPQPMLAPCRTLDTLEPVAWLHAGWADFLRAPRQSLIYGLGLWLLCLLVAGLTWVTGGYVLLLALLSGFVFIGPVLAIGLYSVSCQLERGLRPRLGLCLAEGRRQLGNALVFSVILLVVFLVWARAASMVHVFFPVEGHPDFADLLLFLGVGSAVGSVFAAVAFSASAFALPMLLDRRVDTVTAVLTSVHAVLRNPRAMAVWAGIIVLGVMICLLTGLLAVPVVMPVLGYATWHGYRRAIDPHDWPEQPKLPMETA